In one Paenibacillus sp. JQZ6Y-1 genomic region, the following are encoded:
- the rpmI gene encoding 50S ribosomal protein L35 yields the protein MPKMKTHSSLKGRFKITGTGKVKRHKAFKNHLLSHKSKRQKRVLGTSPMMAAGDVRRLKQGLANLK from the coding sequence ATGCCTAAAATGAAAACTCATAGCAGTTTGAAAGGTCGCTTCAAAATTACAGGAACAGGTAAAGTAAAACGCCATAAAGCGTTCAAAAACCACCTGCTGTCCCACAAATCCAAACGTCAAAAACGCGTACTGGGTACTAGCCCAATGATGGCTGCTGGTGACGTAAGACGTTTGAAACAAGGTCTGGCTAATCTTAAATAA
- the rplT gene encoding 50S ribosomal protein L20 gives MARVKGGFVTRRKHKKYLKLAKGYFGSKHRIFKTAKEQVNKSLVYAYRDRRQTKRNFRRLWIVRINAAARLNGLSYNKLMHGLKLAGVNINRKMLAELAVNDVTAFNSLATVAKEKINA, from the coding sequence ATGGCACGAGTAAAAGGCGGATTCGTCACACGTCGTAAACATAAGAAATATCTGAAACTTGCAAAAGGTTACTTCGGTTCCAAACACCGTATTTTCAAAACTGCAAAAGAACAGGTTAACAAATCCCTGGTCTACGCATACCGTGACCGTCGTCAAACAAAACGTAACTTCCGCAGACTGTGGATCGTACGTATTAACGCAGCAGCACGTCTGAACGGTCTGTCTTACAACAAACTGATGCACGGTCTGAAACTGGCTGGCGTGAACATCAACCGTAAAATGCTGGCTGAACTGGCAGTGAACGATGTAACAGCGTTCAACTCCCTGGCAACCGTAGCAAAAGAAAAAATCAACGCGTAA
- the infC gene encoding translation initiation factor IF-3, with the protein MINEEIRGKEVRLVGADGEQIGITPTREALQMAIDLNLDLVNVAPQAKPPVCRIMDYGKFRYEQQKKEKEARKNQKIVELKEIRFHANTEEHDYQTKLRNVVKFLNNGDKVKCSVRFRGREIAHANIGQRVLERVRDEVADICTVERQPKLEGRSMIMILAPKNN; encoded by the coding sequence ATGATCAACGAAGAAATCCGGGGCAAAGAAGTGCGCCTGGTAGGTGCTGACGGTGAACAAATCGGAATCACGCCAACTCGCGAAGCGTTGCAAATGGCAATCGATCTGAATCTGGATCTGGTTAACGTTGCTCCTCAAGCGAAACCTCCGGTCTGCCGGATTATGGACTACGGCAAGTTCCGTTACGAGCAACAAAAGAAAGAAAAAGAAGCGCGTAAAAATCAGAAGATTGTTGAACTGAAAGAAATTCGCTTCCATGCCAATACGGAGGAACATGATTATCAAACAAAACTCCGTAATGTAGTGAAATTTCTTAATAATGGCGACAAGGTGAAATGCTCGGTCCGCTTCCGCGGTCGCGAGATTGCACATGCAAATATTGGTCAAAGAGTCTTGGAACGTGTAAGAGATGAAGTTGCAGATATCTGTACTGTTGAGCGCCAACCGAAACTGGAAGGCCGCAGCATGATTATGATCTTGGCGCCGAAAAATAACTAA
- a CDS encoding glycosyltransferase family 2 protein codes for MMDTIFIVLQIVLAFIAVYQFGFSLFGILKRKKRPEHAPQKSFAILVAAHNEEQVIGALMENLKQMDYPKELYDVFVICDNCTDSTADIVRSHGMNACVRTNPTQRGKGYAIEWMLRELWSMERQYDGIVMFDADNLAAPNFLTEMNNDMCEGARVIQGYIDTKNPEDSWITAAYGVSYWYINRLWQLSRHNLNMANFLGGTGMCFENELLKEIGWGATSLVEDLEFTMRCAEKGIYPKFSYDAKVFDEKPLTFKASSRQRLRWMQGHFTVARRYFFPLLWKSMKEMNIIKFDLALYSVNVYVVLITFLMTAAVWIDTAILGGPHVASIYNYLPLWVAYVAIGANVVTFILAMMLEKVKSWKVYMYLLLFPIYGLSWWPITFYAFFTQNNKQWSHTEHTRVVRIEEVHGSKQSTL; via the coding sequence ATCATGGACACAATCTTTATAGTACTGCAAATCGTACTGGCATTTATTGCAGTCTATCAGTTCGGGTTCTCGCTATTCGGTATTTTGAAACGGAAAAAGAGACCAGAACACGCACCGCAAAAATCATTCGCTATTCTGGTAGCAGCGCATAACGAGGAACAGGTTATTGGCGCGTTAATGGAAAACCTGAAGCAGATGGATTATCCGAAAGAATTGTACGACGTATTCGTTATCTGTGATAACTGTACGGATAGCACAGCTGACATCGTGCGTAGTCACGGTATGAACGCATGCGTGCGTACGAACCCAACGCAGCGTGGTAAAGGCTATGCAATCGAGTGGATGCTGCGCGAACTGTGGAGCATGGAGCGTCAATATGACGGTATCGTTATGTTTGATGCCGACAACCTGGCTGCACCAAACTTCCTGACTGAAATGAACAATGACATGTGCGAAGGCGCACGTGTAATTCAAGGTTATATCGATACAAAGAACCCAGAAGATTCTTGGATTACAGCCGCTTACGGTGTATCGTACTGGTACATCAACCGTCTGTGGCAGCTGTCCCGTCACAACCTGAACATGGCCAACTTCCTTGGTGGTACAGGAATGTGTTTTGAAAATGAACTGCTGAAAGAAATCGGCTGGGGCGCAACAAGCCTCGTAGAAGACCTTGAGTTTACCATGCGTTGTGCCGAAAAAGGCATTTATCCAAAATTCAGCTATGATGCCAAAGTATTTGATGAGAAGCCACTGACATTCAAAGCGTCTTCCCGTCAACGTCTGCGCTGGATGCAAGGTCACTTTACTGTAGCACGTCGTTATTTCTTCCCACTGCTGTGGAAAAGTATGAAAGAAATGAACATCATCAAGTTTGACCTTGCGCTGTATAGCGTGAACGTGTACGTGGTACTGATCACGTTCCTGATGACCGCTGCGGTCTGGATCGATACAGCGATTCTGGGTGGACCACACGTCGCTTCAATCTACAACTATCTGCCGCTGTGGGTAGCTTACGTAGCGATTGGTGCTAACGTAGTGACCTTCATTCTGGCGATGATGCTAGAAAAGGTCAAATCGTGGAAAGTGTACATGTACCTGCTACTGTTTCCAATCTACGGTCTGTCTTGGTGGCCAATTACGTTCTACGCGTTCTTCACACAGAACAACAAACAATGGAGCCACACCGAGCATACACGCGTTGTACGCATCGAAGAAGTACACGGCAGCAAACAAAGCACGCTGTAA
- the trmB gene encoding tRNA (guanosine(46)-N7)-methyltransferase TrmB, translating into MRLRGRKGIREDLEQQQDLVVLNPEEFKGKWRERFNNDYPIHVEFGMGKGRFISQMSVRNREVNYIGFDMYDELVRRAAEKTRIAWNEAELGNPTSIQLALANIENIEDIFEPGEIERVYLNFSDPWPKKKHGRRRLTHPRFLEKYCRLLNAQGQIHFKTDSETLFEFSLNSFADYGLQMTNLSLNLHRDGINEEHVMTEYEAKFMGKGMRIHRCEVIIGEQALAEYNKTRLDQY; encoded by the coding sequence ATGCGTTTAAGAGGCAGAAAAGGAATTCGCGAGGATTTGGAGCAACAGCAAGATCTGGTCGTGCTCAATCCTGAGGAATTCAAAGGCAAATGGCGTGAGCGTTTTAACAATGATTACCCGATTCATGTGGAATTTGGCATGGGCAAGGGACGTTTTATCAGCCAGATGAGTGTACGCAACCGTGAGGTTAACTATATCGGATTTGACATGTATGATGAATTGGTACGCCGTGCAGCGGAGAAAACTCGTATTGCTTGGAATGAGGCGGAGCTAGGTAATCCGACTAGCATTCAACTGGCACTGGCGAATATCGAGAATATTGAAGATATTTTCGAGCCGGGCGAGATTGAGCGCGTCTATCTCAATTTCAGCGATCCATGGCCGAAGAAGAAGCATGGTCGCCGTCGTTTGACGCATCCGCGCTTTTTGGAGAAATATTGCCGTTTGCTAAACGCGCAAGGTCAGATCCATTTCAAAACCGATTCGGAAACATTGTTTGAATTCTCGCTCAACTCGTTCGCTGATTACGGTCTGCAAATGACGAATCTCAGTCTCAATCTGCACCGTGACGGCATTAACGAAGAGCATGTAATGACCGAATATGAAGCTAAGTTCATGGGCAAAGGCATGCGCATTCATCGCTGCGAAGTGATCATTGGTGAGCAGGCGCTGGCGGAATATAACAAAACGCGTCTGGATCAGTATTAA
- a CDS encoding phosphatase PAP2 family protein, whose product MRQFLIRLQAVEQYIFRFFNTRLHNQFLNLFFYYLTNLGGATFTIIATLAIWLLAPQPWSLAGLQAAIALAVSHIPVAIAKKLYPRIRPYLAIPETITFRNPLTDHSFPSGHTTAIFSVTVPFMLTDITTMAWLLPIALLVGISRMYLGLHYPSDVLVGALIGSGVAFGTVALWP is encoded by the coding sequence ATGCGTCAGTTTCTAATCCGCTTACAAGCTGTGGAGCAGTATATTTTCAGATTCTTTAATACTCGACTCCATAACCAATTTTTAAACCTGTTTTTTTACTACTTAACGAATCTGGGCGGAGCTACGTTTACGATCATTGCGACGCTGGCAATCTGGCTGCTCGCTCCGCAACCGTGGAGTCTTGCCGGTTTACAAGCAGCTATCGCACTGGCAGTCAGCCATATACCGGTTGCCATTGCCAAAAAGCTGTATCCGCGTATCCGTCCGTATTTGGCGATACCGGAAACGATCACCTTCCGCAATCCATTGACGGACCATTCTTTCCCATCGGGGCATACGACAGCAATCTTCTCGGTTACTGTTCCATTTATGCTAACTGATATAACGACGATGGCATGGTTACTACCCATCGCTCTGCTGGTTGGTATTTCCAGAATGTATCTTGGACTGCATTATCCATCGGATGTGCTGGTCGGTGCATTGATCGGCTCGGGCGTAGCCTTCGGTACAGTTGCATTATGGCCGTAA
- a CDS encoding MGDG synthase family glycosyltransferase — translation MTKYRVLLLSEGFGSGHTQAAYALSSSLRKISPNIQTRVLELGSFLNPKVAPLIITAYKKTIVSQPKLIRMMYKTQYKRSINRLATLALHRIFYTHTQNVIRQLRPDVVVCTHPIPGAVIARLKRLGLDVPLCMVITDYDAHGTWVNPEVDRYLVSTEGVRSKLQMRGIPSSRIKVTGIPVHPNFWEHPSKAEIRCRFGLKNMPTVMVMGGGWGMSDSVVSTYLARFADHAQLIFCFGSNTKAYERAAQDRRFHHDNIHLIQYTKEIDKLMEVSDLLVTKPGGMTCTEGLAKAIPMLFYNPLPGQEEQNSQYFTEQGWGEPITSLDVVAQWMDLLIHDYEAIVTQRQLKLEQIDRYNPTECARSIMDMAEQSKVLT, via the coding sequence GTGACAAAATACAGAGTGCTGCTTCTGTCGGAAGGTTTTGGTTCAGGTCATACACAGGCTGCCTACGCATTATCAAGCAGCTTACGTAAAATCTCGCCTAATATCCAGACCCGGGTGCTTGAGCTTGGCAGTTTCCTCAATCCCAAAGTAGCGCCACTCATTATCACCGCCTACAAAAAAACAATTGTCTCTCAGCCAAAGCTGATACGGATGATGTACAAAACCCAGTACAAGCGCTCGATCAATCGACTGGCGACACTGGCGCTTCACCGTATCTTTTATACCCATACACAAAATGTGATTCGTCAGCTGCGTCCAGACGTGGTTGTCTGCACCCATCCGATTCCTGGCGCGGTGATCGCCCGACTGAAACGGTTGGGTCTGGATGTACCGCTCTGTATGGTCATTACTGACTACGATGCGCACGGTACATGGGTCAATCCCGAAGTGGATCGTTATCTCGTATCTACGGAAGGCGTACGATCTAAGCTGCAAATGCGCGGCATTCCAAGTTCACGAATTAAAGTAACTGGTATTCCGGTGCATCCGAACTTCTGGGAACACCCGAGTAAAGCGGAAATCCGCTGCCGCTTCGGCTTAAAGAATATGCCGACGGTCATGGTAATGGGCGGTGGCTGGGGAATGAGTGATAGTGTAGTCAGTACCTATCTGGCGCGCTTTGCTGACCATGCACAGCTTATCTTCTGCTTTGGTAGCAATACCAAAGCTTATGAACGCGCTGCACAGGACAGGCGATTCCACCACGACAATATTCATTTGATCCAGTATACGAAAGAAATTGATAAATTAATGGAAGTGTCCGATCTGCTAGTAACAAAGCCGGGTGGCATGACCTGTACGGAAGGGCTCGCTAAGGCGATCCCGATGCTCTTTTACAACCCGCTTCCTGGGCAGGAGGAGCAAAATTCACAGTACTTTACAGAACAAGGCTGGGGCGAACCGATTACATCGCTTGATGTGGTTGCCCAGTGGATGGATCTACTGATTCACGACTACGAAGCTATTGTTACGCAGCGTCAGCTCAAGCTGGAACAGATTGATCGTTACAATCCAACCGAATGTGCACGCAGTATTATGGATATGGCTGAACAAAGTAAGGTCTTAACCTGA